A window from Bombus fervidus isolate BK054 chromosome 12, iyBomFerv1, whole genome shotgun sequence encodes these proteins:
- the LOC141445862 gene encoding uncharacterized protein: MFKTLLFAGLLAVALAAPSPAPAPAPAPAPGPAPSASLVAAPLAAAPLAAPALLSNIGTPLLYSNYPAPIPVASYAPASSYIYKGYVV, from the exons ATGTTCAAAACG CTGTTGTTCGCTGGATTATTGGCGGTCGCGTTGGCTGCACCGTCGCCCGCTCCTGCACCAGCCCCGGCACCAGCACCAGGTCCGGCACCCTCGGCATCTCTGGTCGCCGCTCCCCTGGCCGCCGCTCCATTGGCTGCACCAGCTCTTCTCTCGAACATCGGAACACCCCTTCTCTACTCCAACTATCCGGCGCCTATTCCCGTTGCTAGTTACGCGCCTGCTTCCTCTTACATTTACAAAGGCTACGTCGTCTAA
- the LOC141445861 gene encoding uncharacterized protein: protein MIKTACIVLFVAAVASAGVLHAPLIASPAAIAAVPAPIVTARSSQVVARNYNTFAAAPLAYTAAVPAAVHAAIPAASAPITLAAAAPAAPLPYAALAYTHL from the exons ATGATCAAGACAGCG TGCATCGTTCTCTTCGTAGCAGCCGTGGCGTCTGCCGGAGTTCTCCACGCCCCTTTGATTGCTTCTCCAGCGGCGATCGCTGCTGTTCCAGCACCGATTGTAACTGCTAGGAGCAGTCAAGTCGTAGCTAGGAACTACAATACATTCGCTGCCGCACCACTGGCATATACCGCCGCCGTACCTGCAGCCGTGCACGCGGCCATACCAGCAGCATCCGCACCGATTACCCTCGCTGCCGCCGCACCTGCTGCACCATTGCCATACGCTGCGCTCGCCTACACCCATCTATGA